The Spirosoma radiotolerans genome has a window encoding:
- a CDS encoding FUSC family protein: protein MNKRGRQVSYFLSSQYFSDGLRITLSILLPSLLLAQFGQLQAGMAMSLGALNVSLSDAPGPVMHRRNGMAISALISFSVTFITGFARMHPYVLGLEILLFSFFFSMFAIYGSRATSVGTAALLIMILMIDRPLDARGVVHESTLVLAGSVWYSTISLIASRLQPYRLAQQALGQCIHEIAKLMAIKADFYDTSTQLDDNYRRLIAQQVDVSEKQDAVREVLFKSRRIVTESTRTGRLLLLTFVDVVDLYEQIIAMYYDYSDIRERFGKSGVLDEISRSIRRLSVELDHIGLAIQLPVPFHRPVNNMADLENLKRSIDVISDQDGSTLVLKKVLVSLRTISQRVSTLQKNLASTKLNPVDNEAMEYGRFVSHQEIDLKSFLDNLTLSSLTFRYSIRVAIAMLLGFIITKLLPYGHHSYWVLLTISVILKPAFSLTKQRNIQRISGTLAGGILGVLVLTYFPNKNVQFGFMVLFMLGTYSAQRINYIVMVICVTPFVLILFSFLGVSYLGVAEERFFDTLLGGVIALVAGYAFFPQWESDQLIKPMKAILHANIRYLQLLLDSLSGGKIDLVEYKLARKEVYVTSANLSAAFERMLSEPKHKQRNEKLIYEFVVLNHILSANIATITSAQLTAQPMVYPTSLVRPVKRALFTLTESLRRLGATAEKPVQDTTGVTSVSLPVADNPADPLLSDQLAFIQQVSSDIGKLVERVDK from the coding sequence ATGAACAAGCGTGGTCGGCAGGTCAGCTATTTTTTGTCCAGCCAATATTTTTCTGATGGGTTACGCATAACGCTGTCCATTCTGCTGCCTTCTTTACTGCTTGCTCAGTTCGGACAGCTCCAGGCAGGCATGGCTATGTCGCTGGGAGCCTTGAATGTAAGCCTGAGCGATGCTCCCGGTCCGGTTATGCACCGACGCAACGGAATGGCTATCAGTGCCTTGATCAGTTTCTCCGTAACGTTCATAACGGGTTTCGCCCGAATGCACCCTTACGTGTTAGGCCTTGAGATCTTGCTGTTCAGTTTTTTCTTTTCCATGTTTGCCATCTACGGCAGCCGCGCTACGTCTGTCGGGACGGCGGCCTTGCTCATTATGATCCTGATGATCGACCGGCCACTCGATGCGCGGGGTGTCGTACATGAGAGTACGTTAGTGCTGGCCGGCAGCGTCTGGTACAGTACCATCAGTTTGATAGCATCCCGGCTGCAACCCTACCGGCTGGCGCAGCAGGCACTGGGTCAATGTATTCATGAGATCGCCAAACTGATGGCTATCAAAGCGGACTTTTACGATACCAGCACCCAACTGGACGACAATTACCGCCGGTTGATTGCCCAGCAGGTCGATGTGAGCGAAAAACAGGATGCCGTGCGGGAAGTGCTGTTTAAAAGTCGACGTATTGTTACGGAATCCACGCGAACCGGCCGGTTGTTGCTCCTGACGTTTGTGGACGTAGTCGATCTGTACGAGCAAATCATCGCGATGTATTATGATTATTCTGACATTCGCGAACGATTCGGGAAGTCGGGGGTGCTGGATGAGATTTCCCGCTCCATTCGGCGGTTGTCGGTAGAACTTGACCACATCGGCTTAGCCATCCAGTTACCGGTACCATTCCATAGGCCCGTAAATAACATGGCTGATCTGGAGAACCTGAAACGCAGCATCGACGTCATCAGCGATCAGGATGGCAGTACATTAGTCCTCAAAAAAGTGCTGGTCAGCTTACGAACGATCAGCCAGCGGGTCAGTACATTACAAAAAAACCTGGCATCTACTAAACTGAATCCGGTCGACAACGAGGCTATGGAATATGGCCGGTTTGTGTCTCATCAGGAAATCGACCTGAAGTCGTTTCTGGACAATCTGACGCTCAGTTCGTTAACGTTCCGCTATTCGATACGAGTAGCCATAGCCATGCTGCTGGGATTTATCATCACCAAGCTCCTGCCTTACGGGCACCATAGTTACTGGGTGCTGCTGACGATTTCGGTGATCCTGAAACCCGCGTTTAGCCTGACCAAGCAACGAAATATTCAACGCATCAGCGGCACACTGGCCGGGGGCATTCTTGGTGTGCTTGTGTTAACCTATTTCCCCAACAAAAACGTACAGTTTGGCTTTATGGTCCTGTTTATGCTGGGTACCTACAGCGCCCAGCGTATCAACTACATCGTTATGGTAATTTGCGTAACGCCCTTTGTGCTGATCCTCTTTAGCTTTCTGGGCGTTAGCTATTTAGGCGTTGCCGAAGAGCGTTTTTTCGATACATTGCTGGGGGGCGTTATTGCTTTGGTAGCCGGGTATGCGTTTTTCCCACAATGGGAGTCCGATCAGTTAATCAAACCCATGAAAGCCATTCTGCACGCTAACATTCGGTATTTACAGCTTCTGCTCGATAGTCTTTCGGGTGGAAAAATTGATTTGGTCGAGTACAAGCTGGCCCGAAAAGAAGTGTACGTAACCTCGGCGAACTTGTCGGCAGCTTTCGAACGGATGCTGTCTGAACCGAAACATAAACAGCGAAATGAGAAACTTATTTACGAATTTGTTGTCCTGAATCACATTCTGTCGGCAAACATCGCCACGATCACGTCTGCTCAACTGACGGCCCAGCCTATGGTTTATCCAACCTCATTGGTACGACCGGTCAAACGGGCTCTCTTTACGTTGACGGAAAGCCTCCGTCGGTTAGGGGCAACAGCCGAAAAACCGGTTCAGGATACCACAGGAGTTACATCCGTTTCTTTACCAGTTGCAGACAATCCAGCTGACCCACTCTTGAGTGATCAGCTAGCGTTTATTCAACAGGTCAGCAGTGATATCGGGAAACTGGTGGAGCGGGTAGACAAATAA
- a CDS encoding 3'-5' exonuclease, with translation MPYLVLDLEMTGPEPDYNEIIQIGAVLFDDNWIEKGTYLTNVYPENKEAFSSSSEQIHNLSLAELEDAPMIYDVLPELEEWICTQLGLRVPKGQLDRTPFLRDVIICGQSVINDINFLKEAYRYEKLKWPYSRVLLDLHTLAYFTFRVLKANGQKVPDRLSLTAIAGYFGFTREDGFHNALEDAVLTAKCLKKVFKLADEMKLIA, from the coding sequence ATGCCTTATTTAGTTCTTGACCTCGAAATGACGGGACCCGAGCCTGATTACAACGAGATTATTCAGATTGGTGCTGTCCTGTTCGATGACAACTGGATTGAGAAAGGCACTTACCTCACAAACGTGTATCCTGAAAATAAGGAAGCATTTTCGTCTTCTTCTGAGCAGATTCATAACCTATCGCTGGCTGAGCTGGAAGACGCGCCTATGATCTATGATGTGCTGCCTGAACTGGAAGAGTGGATCTGTACGCAACTTGGCCTTCGCGTACCCAAAGGGCAACTGGACCGAACCCCATTCTTACGCGACGTGATTATCTGCGGGCAAAGTGTAATAAACGACATCAATTTTCTCAAGGAAGCGTATCGCTACGAGAAACTGAAATGGCCTTACTCCCGGGTGCTGCTCGATTTGCATACGCTGGCTTATTTTACCTTCCGGGTCTTGAAAGCAAACGGCCAAAAAGTACCCGATCGTCTGAGTCTTACGGCGATTGCCGGTTACTTTGGGTTTACCCGTGAAGACGGCTTTCACAATGCCCTGGAAGACGCCGTACTTACGGCCAAATGCCTGAAAAAAGTCTTTAAACTGGCCGATGAGATGAAATTAATAGCCTAA
- a CDS encoding helix-turn-helix domain-containing protein, which produces MQIRFAFEVVLALSIINIGFFSAGLLWFTSYNRQANRFLAGLMTAISFWQIDGFFRVSGLYRQNAGLYFLPIFYSFAFGPLIYFYVKSLTNSDFRFERKHWLHFLPVAIQALLYIFLTCQSYEFRNWFWATVHYPITYSIEFDGSWLSLLIYLILSLRLLRKYSRYVQENFSETSRLTLRWLQVLLVILAVVCVQWAVELILRDVFHSFYQYDYSYWLLCLLLIVLGVAGLKQDNLASVQFKNDAAADSPINPVKVAIDVNPDHVERIRRAMDVDKLYLNPTLTLTELAQHVDLNPKVVSQVINAGIGKSFNDFVNDYRVSEVKQRLRSNDLARLTLLGIALESGFNSKTTFNRIFRQHTGQSPSEFAQPD; this is translated from the coding sequence ATGCAGATTCGCTTCGCGTTTGAGGTAGTCCTGGCGTTGTCTATCATCAACATCGGCTTTTTTTCGGCCGGGCTGCTCTGGTTTACAAGCTACAACCGGCAAGCTAACCGCTTTCTGGCGGGATTAATGACGGCTATCTCTTTCTGGCAGATTGACGGTTTTTTCCGGGTGTCGGGCTTATACAGACAAAACGCGGGGTTGTATTTCCTGCCTATTTTCTATTCGTTTGCCTTTGGGCCGCTTATTTATTTTTACGTCAAAAGTCTGACCAATAGCGATTTCCGGTTCGAACGAAAACACTGGTTGCATTTTTTGCCGGTTGCCATTCAAGCGTTGCTGTATATCTTCCTCACTTGCCAGTCCTACGAATTCAGAAACTGGTTTTGGGCAACGGTTCATTATCCGATCACTTACAGCATCGAGTTCGACGGTTCCTGGCTTTCCTTGCTGATTTACCTGATTTTATCCTTGCGGCTGCTCCGAAAGTATAGCCGCTATGTGCAGGAAAACTTCTCGGAAACCAGCCGGTTGACCTTACGGTGGCTTCAGGTTTTACTGGTGATATTGGCCGTGGTGTGCGTACAGTGGGCGGTCGAACTTATTCTGCGCGACGTTTTTCACTCCTTTTACCAATATGATTACTCATACTGGCTGCTTTGTCTGCTTCTGATTGTGCTGGGTGTGGCCGGTTTGAAGCAGGACAATTTAGCCAGCGTACAATTTAAAAATGATGCGGCAGCCGATAGTCCGATTAACCCGGTCAAAGTAGCCATCGACGTCAATCCAGACCATGTCGAGCGCATTCGCCGAGCCATGGATGTTGACAAACTGTACCTCAACCCCACCCTTACCCTAACCGAACTGGCCCAGCATGTCGATTTAAACCCAAAGGTTGTTTCGCAGGTCATTAACGCAGGGATTGGCAAGTCGTTCAATGATTTTGTAAACGACTATCGGGTTAGCGAAGTGAAACAGCGGTTGCGCTCAAATGACCTGGCTCGCCTTACTTTGCTGGGTATTGCGCTGGAATCAGGATTCAACTCAAAGACGACCTTTAACCGGATATTTCGGCAGCATACCGGGCAATCGCCCAGCGAGTTTGCCCAGCCCGACTAA